One segment of Hippopotamus amphibius kiboko isolate mHipAmp2 chromosome 2, mHipAmp2.hap2, whole genome shotgun sequence DNA contains the following:
- the DET1 gene encoding DET1 homolog isoform X5: MDHHVSTIRPRRIQNQNVIHRLERRRISSGKAGTHWHQVRVFHQNIFPNFTVVNVEKPPCFLRKFSPDGRYFIAFSSDQTSLEIYEYQGCQAAEDLLQGYEGEILSNGNDQRSVNIRGRLFERFFVLLHITSVAANGEHLNRECSLFTDDCRCVIVGSAAYLPDEPHPPFYEVYRNSESVTPNPRSPLEDYSLHIIDLHTGRLCDTRTFKCDKVVLSHNQGLYLYKNILAILSVQQQTIHVFQVTPEGTFIDVRTIGRFCYEDDLLTVSAVFPEVQRDSQTGMANPFRDPFINSLKHRLLVYLWRRAQQDGSAMAKRRFFQYFDQLRQLRMWKMQLLDENHLFIKYTSEDVVTLRVTDPSQASFFVVYNMVTTEVIAVFENTSDELLELFENFCDLFRNATLHSEVQFPCSASSNNFARQIQRRFKDTIVNAKYGGHTEAVRRLLGQLPISAQSYSGSPYLDLSLFSYDDKWVSVMERPKTCGDHPIREHYSTPGEQPETTAWK; this comes from the exons ATGGATCATCATGTTTCCACCATCAGACCTCGAAGAATCCAAAACCAAAATGTCATTCACCGCCTGGAACGCCGGCGGATCAGTTCAGGCAAGGCAGGCACCCACTGGCACCAGGTCCGAGTGTTCCATCAGAACATTTTCCCCAACTTCACGGTCGTCAATGTTGAAAAGCCACCTTGTTTCTTGCGTAAATTCTCACCCGATGGACGCTACTTCATCGCTTTCTCTTCAGACCAGACCTCTCTGGAAATCTATGAGTACCAGGGCTGCCAGGCAGCCGAGGACCTACTGCAGGGCTATGAGGGGGAGATCCTGTCCAATGGCAACGACCAGCGGTCCGTCAACATCCGCGGCCGGCTCTTCGAGCGCTTTTTCGTCCTGCTGCACATCACCAGCGTCGCGGCCAACGGGGAGCACCTGAACCGGGAGTGCAGCCTCTTCACTGACGACTGCCGCTGCGTCATCGTCGGCTCGGCTGCCTACCTCCCAGACGAGCCTCACCCTCCTTTTTATGAGGTGTATCGGAACAGTGAGTCCGTGACCCCTAACCCCCGGTCCCCCCTGGAGGACTACTCCCTCCACATCATTGACCTTCACACCGGCCGCTTGTGTGATACACGTACCTTCAAGTGTGATAAAGTGGTCCTCTCACACAACCAAGGGCTGTACTTGTATAAGAACATCCTGGCCATCTTGTCAGTGCAGCAGCAGACCATCCATGTGTTCCAGGTGACTCCTGAGGGCACTTTCATTGATGTGAGGACCATTGGCCGCTTCTGCTATGAGGATGACCTGCTCACCGTGTCAGCTGTTTTTCCTGAGGTGCAGCGGGACAGTCAGACAGGCATGGCCAATCCTTTCAGGGACCCCTTCATCAACTCACTGAAACACCGGCTGCTCGTGTACCTGTGGCGCCGGGCACAGCAGGATGGTAGTGCAATGGCCAAGAGGCGCTTCTTCCAGTATTTTGACCAACTACGGCAGTTGCGCATGTGGAAGATGCAGCTTCTGGATGAAAACCATCTGTTTATCAAGTATACTAGTGAGGATGTGGTAACCCTGCGGGTCACAGATCCATCACAG GCATCTTTCTTTGTGGTGTACAATATGGTGACAACAGAGGTGATTGCTGTGTTTGAGAATACATCAGATGAGCTTTTGGAGCTCTTTGAGAACTTCTGCGACCTCTTCCGTAACGCTACCCTGCATAGTGAAGTCCAGTTTCCCTGCTCAGCTTCCAGCAACAATTTTGCAAGGCAGATCCAGCGCCG GTTTAAAGACACTATTGTAAATGCCAAATACGGAGGGCACACGGAGGCAGTACGCCGGCTGCTGGGTCAGCTCCCCATCAGTGCCCAGTCTTACAGCGGTAGCCCTTATCTTGATTTGTCTCTCTTCAGCTACGATGACAAGTGGGTGTCAGTCATGGAGCGGCCCAAGACCTGTGGAGATCACCCTATCAG
- the DET1 gene encoding DET1 homolog isoform X6 translates to MDHHVSTIRPRRIQNQNVIHRLERRRISSGKAGTHWHQVRVFHQNIFPNFTVVNVEKPPCFLRKFSPDGRYFIAFSSDQTSLEIYEYQGCQAAEDLLQGYEGEILSNGNDQRSVNIRGRLFERFFVLLHITSVAANGEHLNRECSLFTDDCRCVIVGSAAYLPDEPHPPFYEVYRNSESVTPNPRSPLEDYSLHIIDLHTGRLCDTRTFKCDKVVLSHNQGLYLYKNILAILSVQQQTIHVFQVTPEGTFIDVRTIGRFCYEDDLLTVSAVFPEVQRDSQTGMANPFRDPFINSLKHRLLVYLWRRAQQDGSAMAKRRFFQYFDQLRQLRMWKMQLLDENHLFIKYTSEDVVTLRVTDPSQASFFVVYNMVTTEVIAVFENTSDELLELFENFCDLFRNATLHSEVQFPCSASSNNFARQIQRRFKDTIVNAKYGGHTEAVRRLLGQLPISAQSYSGSPYLDLSLFSYDDKWVSVMERPKTCGDHPIRNF, encoded by the exons ATGGATCATCATGTTTCCACCATCAGACCTCGAAGAATCCAAAACCAAAATGTCATTCACCGCCTGGAACGCCGGCGGATCAGTTCAGGCAAGGCAGGCACCCACTGGCACCAGGTCCGAGTGTTCCATCAGAACATTTTCCCCAACTTCACGGTCGTCAATGTTGAAAAGCCACCTTGTTTCTTGCGTAAATTCTCACCCGATGGACGCTACTTCATCGCTTTCTCTTCAGACCAGACCTCTCTGGAAATCTATGAGTACCAGGGCTGCCAGGCAGCCGAGGACCTACTGCAGGGCTATGAGGGGGAGATCCTGTCCAATGGCAACGACCAGCGGTCCGTCAACATCCGCGGCCGGCTCTTCGAGCGCTTTTTCGTCCTGCTGCACATCACCAGCGTCGCGGCCAACGGGGAGCACCTGAACCGGGAGTGCAGCCTCTTCACTGACGACTGCCGCTGCGTCATCGTCGGCTCGGCTGCCTACCTCCCAGACGAGCCTCACCCTCCTTTTTATGAGGTGTATCGGAACAGTGAGTCCGTGACCCCTAACCCCCGGTCCCCCCTGGAGGACTACTCCCTCCACATCATTGACCTTCACACCGGCCGCTTGTGTGATACACGTACCTTCAAGTGTGATAAAGTGGTCCTCTCACACAACCAAGGGCTGTACTTGTATAAGAACATCCTGGCCATCTTGTCAGTGCAGCAGCAGACCATCCATGTGTTCCAGGTGACTCCTGAGGGCACTTTCATTGATGTGAGGACCATTGGCCGCTTCTGCTATGAGGATGACCTGCTCACCGTGTCAGCTGTTTTTCCTGAGGTGCAGCGGGACAGTCAGACAGGCATGGCCAATCCTTTCAGGGACCCCTTCATCAACTCACTGAAACACCGGCTGCTCGTGTACCTGTGGCGCCGGGCACAGCAGGATGGTAGTGCAATGGCCAAGAGGCGCTTCTTCCAGTATTTTGACCAACTACGGCAGTTGCGCATGTGGAAGATGCAGCTTCTGGATGAAAACCATCTGTTTATCAAGTATACTAGTGAGGATGTGGTAACCCTGCGGGTCACAGATCCATCACAG GCATCTTTCTTTGTGGTGTACAATATGGTGACAACAGAGGTGATTGCTGTGTTTGAGAATACATCAGATGAGCTTTTGGAGCTCTTTGAGAACTTCTGCGACCTCTTCCGTAACGCTACCCTGCATAGTGAAGTCCAGTTTCCCTGCTCAGCTTCCAGCAACAATTTTGCAAGGCAGATCCAGCGCCG GTTTAAAGACACTATTGTAAATGCCAAATACGGAGGGCACACGGAGGCAGTACGCCGGCTGCTGGGTCAGCTCCCCATCAGTGCCCAGTCTTACAGCGGTAGCCCTTATCTTGATTTGTCTCTCTTCAGCTACGATGACAAGTGGGTGTCAGTCATGGAGCGGCCCAAGACCTGTGGAGATCACCCTATCAG